Proteins found in one Allorhizobium pseudoryzae genomic segment:
- the phnF gene encoding phosphonate metabolism transcriptional regulator PhnF, producing MQRDSWQIIRDRLAGDIASGKLAPGARLPTEPELCAAFGAGRHSVRRAVSALAVEGKLRVEQGRGTFVEAAPLITYQIGRRTRFRQNLLEQGIAPTGEHLSAKIIPAPARVAQALGLAEETLVHRILRRSFADGVPINLGMAFHEAALFPDLGARRATGTSVTEIYRDHGITDYFRKRTTIFTRRPEPDEARLLSQHVDHPVMVLTKTDVTADGRAIGYSEAVWAGDRVQFSIDTLDDPDPSPSSQG from the coding sequence ATGCAAAGAGACAGTTGGCAGATCATCAGAGACCGCCTCGCCGGCGATATCGCCTCGGGCAAGCTTGCGCCCGGCGCGCGCCTGCCGACGGAGCCGGAACTCTGCGCCGCATTCGGCGCAGGGCGCCACTCGGTGCGGCGCGCGGTTTCGGCGCTGGCGGTCGAGGGCAAGCTCAGGGTCGAACAGGGCCGCGGCACCTTTGTCGAGGCCGCGCCGCTCATCACCTACCAGATCGGGCGGCGCACGCGGTTTCGGCAAAACCTTCTGGAGCAGGGCATAGCGCCGACCGGCGAGCATCTCTCGGCGAAAATCATCCCGGCCCCGGCACGGGTGGCGCAGGCGCTTGGCCTCGCCGAAGAAACGCTCGTTCACCGCATCCTGCGCCGCAGTTTTGCCGATGGCGTGCCGATCAATCTCGGCATGGCCTTCCACGAAGCGGCACTCTTTCCGGATCTCGGCGCCCGGCGCGCAACGGGCACCTCCGTCACCGAAATCTACCGCGACCACGGCATCACGGACTATTTCCGCAAACGCACGACCATCTTCACGCGGCGGCCGGAACCGGACGAGGCGCGACTGCTCAGCCAGCATGTCGATCATCCCGTCATGGTGCTGACCAAGACCGACGTGACCGCCGACGGGCGGGCAATCGGCTATTCGGAAGCCGTCTGGGCCGGAGACCGCGTGCAGTTCAGTATTGATACCCTCGACGACCCCGATCCCTCCCCCTCCTCCCAAGGCTAG